One Zeugodacus cucurbitae isolate PBARC_wt_2022May chromosome 3, idZeuCucr1.2, whole genome shotgun sequence genomic region harbors:
- the LOC105217528 gene encoding palmitoyltransferase ZDHHC23-B isoform X1, producing the protein MADYFLQSQNELDAEKQPNSGLCCCEYIDRHNKRYHIVSCCCDCEDFDKVFTNWLTCRPIDRTRQRNMLLTFQDRLRIPWHGGAKQVTLDSIAPIFVIPLLISLAAINAYTCIVIFLATSVIICYAFNYVQRRAVRTSFFSMWIISSLLYLILLFETTGPLLEVLPEENLALVVLSIVTSVSFWQARKRATLNNVVQTVVGVGSELPDITETSANEEDDAEQTTLLIEQDLEDIQTTIDDASGNQPNRCATCRKSVPARTAHCPLCRVCIRRYDHHSYWLNCCIGEKNHRLYIVGLIFAIFALLLGADLILTAVCHPFKAVNIFGLQILLPDDCTGVFDMYELGLAYVLAVYALLITACMVAVLVRQLYLISRGITMHEYKRGMRGNNKTVKYNWKNFIL; encoded by the exons ATGGCAGACTATTTTCTGCAGTcacaaaacgagttagatgcTGAAAAGCAACCCAATTCAGGACTCTGTTGCTGCGAATATATAGATCGTCATAACAAGCGTTATCACATTGTCAGCTGCTGCTGCGACTGTGAAGACTTTGACAAAGTATTTACTAA TTGGTTGACTTGTCGACCCATCGATCGCACGCGACAACGCAATATGTTGTTGACTTTTCAGGACCGTTTACGTATACCATGGCATGGGGGCGCAAAACAAGTGACATTAGATAGTATTGCACCCATATTTGTTATACCGCTACTAATCAGTTTGGCGGCCATCAATGCATACACTTGCATTGTGATATTTTTGGCAACTTCTGTGATAATTTGTTATGCTTTCAATTACGTACAGCGTAGAGCAGTGCGTACAAGCTTCTTCAGTATGTGGATAATTTCgtctttactttatttaatattattatttgaaacgACTGGCCCACTACTAGAGGTGCTACCGGAAGAAAATTTGGCTTTAGTGGTGCTGTCTATAGTTACGTCGGTTAGTTTTTGGCAGGCACGTAAGCGTGCCACTTTAAATAATGTCGTGCAAACTGTCGTTGGCGTTGGCAGCGAGCTGCCAGACATTACCGAAACCAGCGCTAATGAGGAGGATGATGCAGAGCAAACAACTTTATTGATCGAGCAAGATTTGGAGGATATACAAACGACGATTGATGATGCCAGCGGTAATCAGCCAAACCGCTGTGCAACCTGTCGTAAGAGTGTGCCCGCCAGAACTGCACATTGCCCACTTTGTAGGGTTTGCATTAGGCGTTATGATCACCATAGTTATTGGCTAAATTGCTGTATTGGCGAAAAAAATCACCGCCTCTATATTGTTGGcctaatttttgcaatttttgcgcTTTTATTGGGCGCTGATTTGATACTAACGGCAGTGTGCCATCCATTTAAAGCCGTTAATATTTTTGGTCTACAAATTTTGCTACCAGACGATTGTACTGGCGTTTTCGACATGTATGA aTTGGGCTTAGCCTATGTGCTCGCTGTTTATGCATTACTTATAACCGCTTGTATGGTGGCGGTACTTGTGCGACAGTTATATTTAATATCGCGTGGCATAACAATGCATGAGTACAAGCGTGGAATGCGTGGAAATAACAAAACAGTGAAATATAATTGGAAGAATTTTATACTCTAA
- the LOC105217528 gene encoding palmitoyltransferase ZDHHC23-B isoform X2: MLLTFQDRLRIPWHGGAKQVTLDSIAPIFVIPLLISLAAINAYTCIVIFLATSVIICYAFNYVQRRAVRTSFFSMWIISSLLYLILLFETTGPLLEVLPEENLALVVLSIVTSVSFWQARKRATLNNVVQTVVGVGSELPDITETSANEEDDAEQTTLLIEQDLEDIQTTIDDASGNQPNRCATCRKSVPARTAHCPLCRVCIRRYDHHSYWLNCCIGEKNHRLYIVGLIFAIFALLLGADLILTAVCHPFKAVNIFGLQILLPDDCTGVFDMYELGLAYVLAVYALLITACMVAVLVRQLYLISRGITMHEYKRGMRGNNKTVKYNWKNFIL; encoded by the exons ATGTTGTTGACTTTTCAGGACCGTTTACGTATACCATGGCATGGGGGCGCAAAACAAGTGACATTAGATAGTATTGCACCCATATTTGTTATACCGCTACTAATCAGTTTGGCGGCCATCAATGCATACACTTGCATTGTGATATTTTTGGCAACTTCTGTGATAATTTGTTATGCTTTCAATTACGTACAGCGTAGAGCAGTGCGTACAAGCTTCTTCAGTATGTGGATAATTTCgtctttactttatttaatattattatttgaaacgACTGGCCCACTACTAGAGGTGCTACCGGAAGAAAATTTGGCTTTAGTGGTGCTGTCTATAGTTACGTCGGTTAGTTTTTGGCAGGCACGTAAGCGTGCCACTTTAAATAATGTCGTGCAAACTGTCGTTGGCGTTGGCAGCGAGCTGCCAGACATTACCGAAACCAGCGCTAATGAGGAGGATGATGCAGAGCAAACAACTTTATTGATCGAGCAAGATTTGGAGGATATACAAACGACGATTGATGATGCCAGCGGTAATCAGCCAAACCGCTGTGCAACCTGTCGTAAGAGTGTGCCCGCCAGAACTGCACATTGCCCACTTTGTAGGGTTTGCATTAGGCGTTATGATCACCATAGTTATTGGCTAAATTGCTGTATTGGCGAAAAAAATCACCGCCTCTATATTGTTGGcctaatttttgcaatttttgcgcTTTTATTGGGCGCTGATTTGATACTAACGGCAGTGTGCCATCCATTTAAAGCCGTTAATATTTTTGGTCTACAAATTTTGCTACCAGACGATTGTACTGGCGTTTTCGACATGTATGA aTTGGGCTTAGCCTATGTGCTCGCTGTTTATGCATTACTTATAACCGCTTGTATGGTGGCGGTACTTGTGCGACAGTTATATTTAATATCGCGTGGCATAACAATGCATGAGTACAAGCGTGGAATGCGTGGAAATAACAAAACAGTGAAATATAATTGGAAGAATTTTATACTCTAA
- the LOC105217523 gene encoding uncharacterized protein LOC105217523, producing the protein MKQTIKEKTNQKLTRWDRIRKRSTCKHSTTLKTDIVRNFIEKDYINQHDESLLCGKSAPNKALNPALVMDMRHEMFRKIPRKLPLATVGGQRTLDACVNHNLVVEERYIMNELNKFRQQLQKNHKRNTLKVKITQNVDDNKVYDMDNAFLTQSLVRTAKHIENFYAAPLDALQAVNELCETTRPIENSKLIEKDHKRVNYKSGLEIVNEEEVKAESKEDVRSARSEEDHNLKIREMVNENGEDTRRIDLNICTKKSVEEILSKNVIIDNEADTISEEKSIAKVQQFEDETCNCPKSADVEINDKDHCKTRCVRFVDKVHVKNFNRENSICSNTSDGIDSVVSDLAEEALFELQMEAEENVSHENESNTDSKAASESTEVQNNCENTKTYQSVANTLEPLVITRLIKPQEVDSAITTSEELEDESISNHEQNLIIQQLFRPRANTNVALLKKYFLKWIHFITIEKIEREDVTSKSDRVHKINMFLDKIRKEKLRLTRYARQCHAGQARDETQKGPVVAAQTTKKYQNKIKIQQDIIDLQKMKLERQERIIMELKLNKLSDEAKEARQDLKNELKTIIRHGDPKFKAKAKCLQLIGNLRDEKDDNATSLQGRALLMPKFLLKMEERALERNIRHEKARQRRLQQEAEKEAQKMAAEEAKRLEDEEAKRMRIEALKEKRRQEKMAKILKEREHQRAIEARNKADEFYRRLLLRRIGMEGFKRLIMRKRENKRKCEHFRRQIFKRTYFVNWRDYYLKVRTERQLLADDLYDKILKRNALCAWQLYVQQERCKYNVAVDWCDLKRTELTFKLWAQHSARMSAIEAAKMKQATSHHEWHLKWKVLDCWQRLPQILQLERETEERRQRWRMKIWELLPDYTPNRDNP; encoded by the exons ATGAAACAAACGATAAAGGAAAAAACTAACCAAAAGCTTACGCGTTGGGATCGAATACGTAAACGTAGTACGTGTAAGCATTCAACTACACTAAAAACTGATattgtaagaaattttattgagaAGGATTATATCAATCAGCACGATGAATCCTTATTATGCGGCAAAAGCGCACCAAATAAAGCGCTTAATCCTGCGCTGGTTATGGATATGCGACACGAAATG TTTCGTAAAATACCACGAAAGTTGCCTTTAGCTACTGTGGGTGGACAGCGTACGCTTGACGCTTGTGTAAATCATAATTTGGTTGTTGAAGAACGCTACATCATGAATGAGTTGAACAAATTCCGACAGCAATTACAGAAAAATCACAAAAGGAACACGCTTAAGgttaaaataacacaaaatgtTGACGACAATAAAGTATATGACATGGACAATGCTTTCCTAACACAAAGCTTGGTAAGAACTGCAAAGCATATTGAAAACTTCTACGCTGCGCCCTTGGATGCACTGCAAGCAGTTAATGAATTGTGTGAAACGACTAGGCCAATAGAAAAtagcaaattaattgaaaaggaTCACAAAAGGGTAAATTATAAAAGTGGTTTGGAAATTGTTAATGAAGAAGAAGTTAAAGCAGAATCTAAAGAAGATGTTAGAAGTGCCAGAAGTGAGGAGGACCATAACTTAAAAATTAGAGAAATGGTTAATGAAAATGGTGAGGATACACGGAGGATTGACTTAAATATTTGCACGAAAAAATCCGTTGAAGAAATTCTttcgaaaaatgtaataattgacAATGAGGCTGATACTATTTCTGAAGAAAAATCTATTGCAAAAGTGCAACAATTCGAGGACGAAACCTGCAATTGTCCAAAAAGTGCGGATGTGGAAATAAATGATAAAGATCACTGCAAAACACGTTGTGTACGTTTTGTTGATAAGGTGCATGTAAAGAACTTCAATCGTGAGAACTCCATTTGTTCCAATACCAGCGATGGTATTGATTCAGTTGTTTCGGATTTAGCGGAGGAGGCTCTCTTCGAGCTGCAAATGGAAGCAGAAGAAAATGTATCACACGAAAACGAATCAAACACAGATTCTAAGGCAGCATCAGAATCCACTGAAGTTCAAAATAATTGTGAGAATACAAAGACATATCAGTCCGTTGCCAACACATTGGAACCACTAGTCATTACAAGACTAATAAAACCGCAAGAAGTAGATTCTGCAATTACAACTTCTGAAGAGTTGGAAGATGAAAGCATTTCCAATCATGAGCAAAACCTGATTATACAACAACTTTTTCGGCCACGCGCAAATACAAATGTTGcgttgttgaaaaaatatttcttaaaatggATTCACTTTATAACCATAGAGAAAATAGAACGCGAGGATGTCAccagtaaaagtgatcgtgtgcATAAAATCAATATGTTCTTGGACAAAATACGTAAAGAGAAATTACGTTTAACACGTTATGCACGACAGTGTCATGCTGGACAAGCGCGTGATGAAACACAGAAAGGACCAGTGGTGGCAgctcaaacaacaaaaaagtatcaaaacaa AATAAAAATCCAACAGGACATTATTGATCTGCAAAAGATGAAGCTAGAACGCCAAGAACGCATAATTatggaattgaaattaaataaactgtCCGATGAAGCAAAGGAAGCGCGACAAGACTTAAAGAACGAGCTAAAGACAATCATACGTCATGGTGATCCGAAATTCAAAGCAAAAGCTAAATGTCTACAGCTCATAGGCAATCTGCGTGATGAAAAAGATGATAATGCAACTAGTTTGCAGGGCAGAGCATTGCTGATGCCGAAATTCTTACTTAAAATGGAGGAACGCGCTTTGGAGAGAAACATAAGACATGAAAAAGCGCGTCAGAGGCGCCTGCAACAAGAGGCCGAGAAGGAGGCGCAAAAGATGGCGGCAGAAGAAGCAAAG CGTCTAGAAGATGAAGAGGCTAAGCGCATGCGCATAGAAGCTTTAAAAGAGAAGCGACGCCAAgagaaaatggctaaaatactTAAGGAACGAGAACATCAGAGAGCGATTGAGGCTAGGAATAAAGCTGATGAGTTTTACCGGCGCCTACTGCTACGCCGCATTGGCATGGAAGGATTTAAGCGCTTGATAATGCGTAAACGTGAAAATAAGCGTAAGTGTGAGCACTTCAGACGACAGATTTTCAAGCGCACCTACTTTGTTAACTGGCGCGACTATTATCTAAAAGTACGCACTGAAAGGCAATTACTGGCCGATGATTTatatgataaaatattaaaacgcaACGCATTATGTGCCTGGCAATTGTATGTGCAGCAAGAGCGTTGTAAATACAATGTAGCCGTTGATTGGTGTGACTTGAAACGTACCGAGCTCACATTTAAATTATGGGCACAACATAGCGCGCGTATGAGCGCCATTGAGGCAGCGAAAATGAAACAGGCGACATCGCACCATGAATG GCATTTGAAGTGGAAAGTTTTGGATTGTTGGCAACGTTTGCCACAAATATTGCAGTTGGAAAGAGAGACGGAGGAGCGACGTCAACGTTGGCGTATGAAAATATGGGAGCTGTTGCCAGATTATACACCAAACAGAGATAATCCATAA
- the LOC105217524 gene encoding serine--tRNA ligase, cytoplasmic: protein MVLDLDLFRSDKGGNPDAIRENQKKRFKDLALVETVIEQDTEWRQRRHRADNLNKAKNLCSKEIGEKMKKKEPQGDAAEEVPENVKATLTEVTSDVLRQLTVNQIKKVRVLIDEAMSENERCLQQAEQRRNTALREVGNHLHETVPVSNDEEENRVERTFGDCERKVKYSHVDLIVMIDGMNAEKGAVVSGGRGYFLTGPAVFLEQALIQHSLHMLSDRGFTPLYTPFFMRKEVMQEVAQLSQFDEELYKVVGKSSERGDEVGTDEKYLIATSEQPIAAYHRDEWLPEASLPIKYAGLSTCFRQEVGSHGRDTRGIFRVHQFEKVEQFVLTSPHDNKSWEMMDEMIDNAERFCQSLGIPYRIVNIVSGALNHAASKKLDLEAWFGGSGAFRELVSCSNCLDYQARRLLVRYGQTKKMNASVDYVHMLNATMCAATRVICAILETHQTETGVKVPEPLQKYMPAKYRDEIPFVKPAPIDVEAATAAAKKGKGKKDPAA, encoded by the coding sequence atggtttTGGATTTAGATTTGTTCCGCAGTGATAAGGGCGGAAATCCAGACGCTATCAGAGAAAATCAGAAAAAGCGTTTTAAGGATTTAGCGCTAGTGGAGACCGTCATCGAGCAAGACACCGAATGGCGACAACGTCGACACCGTGCCGACAACCTAAACAAGGCAAAAAATCTTTGTAGCAAGGAAATCGgtgaaaaaatgaagaaaaaagaaCCACAAGGTGATGCCGCTGAAGAAGTGCCTGAAAATGTGAAGGCTACATTGACTGAAGTAACTTCGGATGTATTGCGTCAGCTAACAGTGAATCAGATTAAGAAGGTGCGCGTACTAATCGATGAGGCAATGTCAGAGAATGAAAGGTGTCTGCAACAAGCTGAGCAACGGCGTAATACTGCGCTGCGTGAAGTTGGAAATCATTTACACGAAACAGTCCCAGTATCCAATGACGAGGAAGAGAATCGCGTGGAACGCACATTTGGCGATTGTGAACGCAAAGTCAAATACTCGCACGTCGATCTTATTGTAATGATAGACGGCATGAATGCGGAAAAGGGTGCAGTAGTGTCAGGAGGACGTGGTTATTTCTTAACTGGTCCAGCAGTATTTCTTGAACAAGCACTCATTCAACATTCACTACATATGTTGAGTGATCGTGGTTTTACGCCTCTGTATACGCCATTCTTTATGCGCAAAGAAGTTATGCAGGAAGTGGCACAACTCTCGCAATTCGACGAAGAACTATACAAAGTGGTAGGAAAGAGCAGTGAACGTGGTGATGAGGTTGGTACAGATGAGAAATATCTAATTGCAACATCAGAACAACCAATTGCTGCCTACCATCGCGATGAATGGTTGCCAGAGGCTTCCCTGCCTATAAAATACGCTGGCTTGTCCACCTGTTTCCGTCAAGAAGTCGGTTCTCATGGACGCGACACGCGTGGCATTTTCCGTGTACATCAGTTTGAGAAAGTCGAACAATTCGTGCTTACCTCGCCACATGATAACAAATCATGGGAGATGATGGACGAAATGATTGATAACGCCGAAAGATTCTGCCAATCTTTAGGAATTCCATATCGCATTGTTAATATTGTATCTGGTGCGCTGAATCATGCTGCTTCCAAAAAACTAGATTTGGAAGCTTGGTTTGGTGGTAGCGGCGCATTCCGTGAACTTGTTTCCTGCTCAAACTGTCTGGACTACCAAGCGCGACGTCTGCTAGTACGCTATGGTCAAACAAAGAAAATGAATGCATCCGTGGATTACGTGCATATGTTAAACGCCACAATGTGTGCCGCAACTCGTGTCATATGTGCTATACTCGAAACGCATCAAACGGAGACGGGCGTCAAGGTGCCAGAGCCGTTGCAAAAATATATGCCAGCAAAATATCGTGATGAAATTCCATTTGTAAAACCGGCGCCAATTGATGTCGAAGCCGCAACCGCTGCAGCCAAAAAAGGAAAAGGCAAAAAGGACCCTGCTGCTTAG